In Aspergillus luchuensis IFO 4308 DNA, chromosome 1, nearly complete sequence, the following are encoded in one genomic region:
- a CDS encoding SAE2 C-terminal domain-containing protein (COG:S;~EggNog:ENOG410PSHE;~InterPro:IPR033316,IPR013882;~PFAM:PF08573;~go_function: GO:0004519 - endonuclease activity [Evidence IEA];~go_process: GO:0006281 - DNA repair [Evidence IEA]) translates to MEALEQFQISLTQAFGDCFKDVYKTLQRELALRDAKVQAAEERVRIADEARKRADAELTALKDEITILRDELRLGDVGSTEDQVTAQKSLELEATYAPHRAIDRICANRKDSESFDSTEIMAVRDLYAALYTEAQTLMKASGELRRQVKRHKKKLMHWRKSLDRDNFTLVLDGEAVDFQRAKRNSCEEHSRLFTNLSTSIPINSSKSAMHPVLRGGSAPIMHTSGLGGYDESSNADVPREPAAAQSATAPAATIKRKRSASQPPHQICPTLHDNAPNHGNSGSSQPISIRDEGLSSSPLGGSLSSCGATGTQDLDEVGVLVQTPTKRKKYKEIGSERAASPAIEARRKGLPPARSQSFSRRPTVLQSVNGNTSINRYDQRLGTAAAKGSKPRLKYPISAMAEDGEENDVNVATPNRLNTSAFEARSPLPDPGKEGQFAVQRLEGLLEGPVPAKQQLQPKNINEEFTRGCAVQRSPSMSNNSRGGQTNSESEIMQGSSKLDIQHGFTQATSSSGSEAQRVKENATRIAYRTLPLHRLELTHFRINPNYNQGVNFAFSSVIRTTDERKCAKGCMRPSCCGGKFHAMARLGGLPTNATSNKDREQEEQKILEDYLGEEAHILDKLSTEDRKSLLQEANARLIANRFGKHRHHHQRSGSPPGYWRTDMPDTQELQRDHEEAREIEREKVRDRYREAMRPGGLWKFADE, encoded by the coding sequence ATGGAGGCTCTTGAACAGTTCCAAATCTCTCTTACCCAAGCCTTTGGCGACTGTTTCAAAGATGTCTACAAGACCCTTCAACGAGAACTTGCTCTCCGAGACGCGAAGGTGCAGGCGGCCGAGGAGAGGGTTAGAATTGCAGATGAAGCACGGAAAAGAGCGGATGCAGAATTGACAGCCTTAAAGGATGAGATTACTATTCTACGGGATGAGCTGCGTCTCGGGGATGTTGGGTCCACTGAAGACCAAGTTACTGCTCAGAAGTCCCTCGAATTGGAAGCAACGTACGCGCCGCATCGCGCTATAGATCGTATATGTGCCAACCGCAAGGACTCCGAGAGCTTCGACTCTACTGAGATAATGGCTGTGAGGGACTTGTATGCCGCGCTTTACACAGAAGCTCAGACGCTTATGAAAGCCTCTGGCGAACTTCGAAGACAAGTCAAACGTcacaaaaagaaattaatgcattggaggaagagcctgGACCGCGACAATTTCACATTGGTGCTCGATGGAGAAGCAGTGGATTTTCAGCGGGCTAAGAGAAACAGCTGTGAAGAACATTCACGCTTATTCACTAACTTATCAACGTCTATACCAATAAACTCTTCGAAATCGGCCATGCATCCAGTTTTGCGAGGAGGTTCCGCCCCTATTATGCATACTTCAGGACTAGGTGGCTATGATGAATCTTCGAATGCCGACGTGCCAAGGGAGCCAGCTGCAGCTCAGAGTGCAACTGCTCCGGCCGCAACTATCAAACGGAAACGTTCAGCATCACAACCGCCTCATCAAATATGCCCAACACTTCACGATAATGCCCCTAATCATGGTAACAGTGGTTCAAGCCAGCCTATTTCTATCAGAGACGAGGGTTTATCATCTAGCCCTTTGGGGGGGTCATTATCTAGTTGCGGGGCTACTGGGACCCAGGACCTAGATGAGGTTGGTGTCTTGGTTCAAACGCCAActaagagaaagaagtatAAGGAAATTGGCTCCGAGCGAGCGGCTTCACCAGCAATTGAAGCCAGACGCAAAGGCCTGCCCCCAGCAAGATCTCAATCATTCTCGAGACGACCCACGGTACTGCAATCGGTCAATGGCAACACAAGCATCAATAGATATGACCAACGGTTAGGCACAGCAGCCGCGAAGGGATCAAAACCGAGACTCAAATACCCCATCTCGGCGATGGCTGAGGATGGCGAAGAGAATGACGTGAACGTCGCTACACCAAACCGACTTAACACGTCGGCATTTGAAGCTAGGTCGCCACTTCCAGACCCAGGAAAGGAAGGCCAATTTGCCGTACAGAGACTGGAAGGTCTTCTTGAAGGACCGGTGCCTGCCAAACAACAGCTCCAACCCAAGAATATCAATGAAGAATTCACAAGGGGCTGCGCAGTGCAGCGATCTCCTTCTATGTCTAATAATAGCAGGGGAGGACAGACAAATTCTGAATCAGAAATCATGCAGGGGAGTTCGAAACTTGATATTCAACATGGTTTCACTCAGGCCACCTCGTCTTCGGGAAGCGAAGCACAACGGGTGAAGGAGAACGCCACGCGTATAGCATATAGAACTTTGCCGCTGCATCGTCTCGAACTCACCCATTTCAGGATTAATCCAAACTATAACCAAGGGGTAAATTTTGCGTTTAGCAGTGTCATCCGCACCACAGACGAGCGCAAGTGTGCGAAGGGTTGTATGCGCCCCAGCTGCTGCGGAGGCAAGTTCCATGCCATGGCACGCCTGGGCGGACTTCCGACGAACGCAACCTCTAACAAGGACAGAGAAcaggaagagcagaagattCTGGAGGACTATTTGGGAGAGGAAGCACATATACTCGATAAACTAAGCACGGAGGATCGAAAGAGCCTTCTGCAAGAGGCGAACGCCAGGCTCATTGCCAATCGGTTTGGGAAGCATAGGCATCACCACCAGCGATCGGGATCGCCACCGGGATACTGGCGCACAGATATGCCTGATACACAGGAATTGCAGCGCGATCATGAGGAGGCAAGGGAAATTGAAAGGGAGAAGGTGCGAGACCGATATCGAGAGGCAATGCGTCCCGGTGGCCTTTGGAAGTTTGCAGATGAGTGA
- the PEX16 gene encoding peroxisomal membrane protein PEX16 (COG:U;~EggNog:ENOG410PIYK;~InterPro:IPR013919;~PFAM:PF08610), whose amino-acid sequence MESSWRAQNPIPAALLQPSKWLPLYEEFVTKNASSVGQVESALRSLTYIIPGRYRDSEISSECVHSGVQLLSLYHDSLVSRVISRLPSTIPRPTPSPHARYTKYWTSHSSLYQRIAIALQMIQYTELLWEMAARRRGEKVRWRVIVLIEAAKAICRLLLLRLTNSRPLVSPPLPEREVDPRSLEEEDNSDWNGMQTPVSEKSSDLCWTMPRTGLSLPSLPNVDDLSNYLISKVLTADDIKPPKTLLHRVTGQGQFAEILYILRPVVYALMLQRYCKDRRSWKPWLIGFGMEYGCRQLAKADLRERVAGGLRGLTGLEREELKKRGWAMGWWFMRGAFYENITKSWLKGLTGKMRGKPLLDLVGSVIDDYEYLWDNYYFATTTL is encoded by the exons ATGGAGTCATCATGGCGCGCCCAAAACCCGATACCTGCCGCACTGTTGCAACCTTCCAAATGGCTCCCACTGTACGAGGAGTTCGTGACGAAGAATGCTAGTTCTGTGGGCCAAGTGGAGTCCGCGTTGAGGTCTCTAACATACATCATCCCAG GACGATACCGAGATTCGGAGATAAGCTCAGAGTGCG TGCATTCAGGGGTACAGCTTCTGTCTCTCTACCATGACTCTTTGGTTTCGCGAGTCATTTCTAGGCTACCTTCAACGATCCCGCGGCCTACACCATCACCTCATGCGCGCTACACGAAGTATTGGACCTCCCACTCTTCACTGTATCAGAGGATCGCCATCGCACTACAGATGATTCAGTATACGGAACTGCTGTGGGAGATGGCGGCTCGGCGTCGTGGAGAGAAGGTGCGCTGGCGTGTCATCGTCCTAATCGAAGCCGCTAAGGCCATCTGTCGCCTGTTGCTCCTTCGTCTCACCAACTCTAGACCATTAGTCAGTCCTCCACTTCCTGAACGGGAAGTAGATCCCAGAtcgctggaagaggaggacaatAGCGACTGGAATGGCATGCAGACACCTGTTAGCGAAAAGTCGTCGGATTTGTGCTGGACCATGCCTCGCACAGGCCTGTCGCTTCCTTCTCTGCCTAATGTGGACGACCTTTCGAACTATTTGATATCTAAAGTACTCACGGCCGACGATATCAAGCCACCGAAAACGCTGTTGCACCGAGTCACTGGCCAGGGCCAATTCGCTGAGATTCTATACATCCTCCGACCAGTAGTCTATGCGCTCATGCTGCAACGATACTGCAAAGACAGGCGGAGTTGGAAACCCTGGCTCATTGGGTTCGGCATGGAGTATGGCTGTCGACAACTAGCCAAAGCTGATCTTCGCGAAAGAGTTGCAGGCGGCCTTCGGGGATTGACCGGGCTGGAGCGGGAGGaactgaagaagagaggTTGGGCGATGGGTTGGTGGTTTATGCGTGGGGCTTTCTATGAAAACATTACCAA GTCCTGGTTGAAAGGCCTGACCGGCAAGATGAGGGGCAAACCTCTGCTTGATTTGGTAGGCAGTGTCATTGATGATTACGAGTATCTTTGGgacaactactactttgCGACTACAACACTGTGA
- a CDS encoding ribonuclease H2 catalytic subunit RNH201 (BUSCO:EOG09263OWL;~COG:L;~EggNog:ENOG410PJ2H;~InterPro:IPR012337,IPR024567,IPR001352,IPR004649, IPR023160,IPR036397;~PFAM:PF01351;~go_function: GO:0003676 - nucleic acid binding [Evidence IEA];~go_function: GO:0003723 - RNA binding [Evidence IEA];~go_function: GO:0004523 - RNA-DNA hybrid ribonuclease activity [Evidence IEA];~go_process: GO:0016070 - RNA metabolic process [Evidence IEA]) — MGDSADNSTGPPPGESPVTATGLFIPPSIDHSQLFAGESYSYYSPCPPVIAASKVTESATSSSPNRLVLGVDEAGRGPVLGPMVYSAFYLPQDLHHSLLTRDYSFNDSKVLTPGVRANLMKLLCTPGNPLHESCGWAVKLLSARDISSGMMRPGAGAYNLNAQAMDATIELIRGIIEDRDMDVREVYIDTIGNPATYQQKLEKIFPSLRITVAKKADSLYPCVSAASVAAKVTRDVALDLCHQAIYEDVRSEDASEAVVPQSWGSGYPSDSKCANWLKKNMDPIFGWGNECRFSWGTAKELLELKGRPKVDWPGEEEENTQLRDFLLSSTSNTTKAQHELLEWYGSRSTEVLS; from the coding sequence ATGGGCGATTCAGCAGACAACTCCACTGGCCCTCCCCCGGGGGAGTCTCCCGTTACTGCAACAGGCCTCTTCATCCCTCCAAGTATAGATCACTCTCAGCTCTTCGCCGGAGAGTCCTACTCTTACTATTCACCTTGTCCTCCTGTCATTGCAGCCTCCAAAGTCACTGAATCTGCTACGAGCTCTTCACCAAATCGCCTTGTCTTGGGCGTAGACGAGGCCGGACGCGGTCCAGTTCTAGGCCCCATGGTCTACAGCGCTTTTTACTTGCCCCAAGATCTGCACCATTCCCTCTTGACTCGTGATTACAGTTTCAACGACAGCAAAGTTCTCACGCCCGGCGTGCGCGCTAATCTCATGAAGCTATTATGCACCCCGGGAAATCCCCTACACGAATCCTGCGGATGGGCCGTGAAGCTACTATCAGCGCGTGACATCTCGTCCGGTATGATGCGGCCTGGAGCGGGAGCTTATAACTTGAATGCGCAGGCAATGGATGCTACAATTGAACTCATCCGTGGGATCATTGAGGATCGCGACATGGATGTTCGAGAGGTCTACATCGATACGATTGGAAACCCCGCAACCTACCAACAGAAACTCGAAAAGATATTCCCATCACTCAGAATCACCGTGGCGAAGAAGGCCGACTCGTTATATCCGTGCGTGAGTGCTGCAAGCGTTGCTGCCAAAGTCACCAGAGACGTCGCATTGGATCTCTGTCATCAGGCTATATATGAAGACGTCCGTTCGGAAGATGCAtcggaggcggtggtgccaCAGAGTTGGGGAAGCGGCTATCCCTCTGATTCAAAGTGCGCTAattggttgaagaagaacatggatCCGATCTTCGGATGGGGCAACGAATGCCGATTCAGTTGGGGCACCGCCAAAGAGTTGCTCGAATTGAAGGGAAGGCCAAAGGTCGACTggcctggagaagaagaagaaaatacgCAGCTCAGGGACTTCCTCTTATCTTCAACCAGTAACACTACTAAAGCTCAGCACGAGCTACTGGAATGGTACGGGTCAAGGTCCACTGAGGTCCTCTCTTAG